One Candidatus Latescibacter sp. genomic window, GGGTGATCACCGTATAAAACTGCGCCATGCACCCGTTCTTTTTAGGCCGGAGGATCCTGCCGAGCCGCTGGGCCTCCTCCTGACGGGAGCCGAATGTCCCTGAAACCTGGATCGCCACATTGGCATCGGGAAGATCGACAGCGAAATTGGCAACTTTGGAGACCACCAGGAGCTTTATCTCGCCCTTCCGGAAAGCGTTGTAGAGTGTCTCACGGGTAAGGTTGTCCACTCTCCCGGTGATGATAGGAGCGTCAAATTCCCTGGCCAAAAGCTCGAGCTGAGAAATATACTGCCCGATAACCAGCACCAGATCATCGCGATGACGGCTGATCAGACGCTCCACAACCTTGATTTTAGCCGGGTTTTCCGAGGCGATCCGGTATTTTTTTCGCAGTCCGGCGACAGCATAATCCACCCGCTTTTCGGCTGGCAGGGAAACCCGTATTTCAGTGCAGCTTGCTTCAGCAATCCAGCCCTGTTTTTCCAGATCCTTCCAGGGAACATCGTATTTCTTCGGCCCGATCAGACTGAAAACATCCCTCTCACGGCCATCCTCACGGATAAGGGTGGCAGTGAGCCCCAGCCGGCGCGTTGCCTGGATGTCTGCGGTGTAGCGGAATACAGGCGCCGGGAGCAGATGAACCTCGTCATAGATGATCAGCCCCCAGTCCTCACGGTTGAACAGGCCGAAATGGGGGAAGCCGGAGAGTTTGGTTTTACGGTAGGTGAGAATGTTATAGGTTGCGATGGTGACCGGTTTAATATCCTTATGCTCTCCGGAATATTCTCCGATGTCGTCTCCGGTCAGTGTGGTCTTGTCTAAAAGCTCCTGCCGCCACTGACGGAGAGCGGTGATATTGGTGGTTAGAATAAGGGTCATGGCGGAACATTTCACCATTGTCCCAATCCCGATAACCGTTTTCCCCGAACCGCAGGGGAGCACGATCACTCCCGAGCCGCCCCGCACGCCCCCTCCGGCATAGAAAGTTTCCACCGCATCCTTCTGATAGTTCCTTAGATCGAAGGGTTTTCCCTCGCCGGTTATCCCCCGTATGCCGATATCGAGGTGACGGCCGGGAGTGTAACCGGCAAGATCCTCGACCGGGTATCCAAGCTTTA contains:
- a CDS encoding DEAD/DEAH box helicase; its protein translation is MIYNPGNPVIVQSDRSILLEVDSPLFTPARNALSRFAELEKSPEHIYTYRLSPLSLWNAASLGLTSDMVMADLEQFSRYEIPRTIRFEIADQMSRYGKLKLISSKGMLRLESTDPLIITEIWNNDQVRPYIDEYIDNYTLAIALTSRGFLKQILIKLGYPVEDLAGYTPGRHLDIGIRGITGEGKPFDLRNYQKDAVETFYAGGGVRGGSGVIVLPCGSGKTVIGIGTMVKCSAMTLILTTNITALRQWRQELLDKTTLTGDDIGEYSGEHKDIKPVTIATYNILTYRKTKLSGFPHFGLFNREDWGLIIYDEVHLLPAPVFRYTADIQATRRLGLTATLIREDGRERDVFSLIGPKKYDVPWKDLEKQGWIAEASCTEIRVSLPAEKRVDYAVAGLRKKYRIASENPAKIKVVERLISRHRDDLVLVIGQYISQLELLAREFDAPIITGRVDNLTRETLYNAFRKGEIKLLVVSKVANFAVDLPDANVAIQVSGTFGSRQEEAQRLGRILRPKKNGCMAQFYTVITRDTQDQEFSAKRQLFLTEQGYSYEIADSERYFSGK